The genomic window taaaaaacataatttttgttCTTGATTTTTGATTACAAAGAAAAAGAAATCTATAAGAGGAATCGATCATAATTGAAGTTGGAATTAATAGCAAACTGAGCCATGCTCAGCTGATTAGTTTCCTTGCATTTATTACAGGCTTATCTGTGACAGATGGCGTTCCTGCTGACTATGAGGCAgaagtttaaaaaaaaagaaaagactaTGAGGCAGAAGTTGAATCAGAGTGCTAACTGTTTTCAGGGTGTCATGCCTATCCGGGCATCGCTAGGCAGGCTACTGATGGTATGCTTCGCCGTCCGATCGAAATCGTGAAGGTCCTCCAATCTAGTGGTCAGATCCACGTGAGATTTGCTCCTTCTGCTTCGTGACTGTTTCATGGTTATACCGAGTTGAAGGAAAAATGGCAGAGCTAACCCACAAAATTGACTACTTCAAGGCCGTCGATAGGAAGCATGGAGGTTTTTTTTTCGAGGTAAAGTGATTGCATCACTCAGCAATAGGTCCTTCAGCTATGGAGATCTCCCGGTTAGATCTCGGCAGTACATATtagtcaaatactccctccgtccgaaaatatttgtcatcaaaatgaataaaaaggaatatatctaaaactaaaatacgtctagatatattCCTTTTTGTTCATTTTGTAGATATattcctttttattcattttgatgacaagtatttccagacggagggagtacttgttctGAGTAAGCTTGCACTGTTTGACCTAAAAGCATCTACAACTGAACCCTCAATATCCGTCCCAAATGTTCGGGAGTTCAGTCCGGACAGAAAAAAGGCACTCAACCGGCCGCCCCAATATTCAGCCCATATGTGAGGCGGACATGGGGCGCCTGGACGTGTCTGCCACGTCCGATTCGGCTCATTATGGTCCACCTCGGTCCCACATATTTTTCATCCATATCGGTCCTTCGGACCAAGCCCTAGCAACCCCACTTCACTcccttccatccccaagctcctgTCAAGCGAACTCGAGCCTTCCTTGGCATGACGGGCAGTGGATCAGACTCCGAGATCTCTCGGTTTGCTTGTTGCCGGGAACAACAAGAAGAAGCACTACCGGGGCGGGGACGTCGAGGAGAAAGCGTCGTCTTGGTATTTTCATCCCTATCTGTCTTCTGGACCAAACTCAAGCCACCCCACTTCACATCCCTCTGTCCCCAAGCTCCTGTCCAATGAACTCCCGCCTTCTTCGGCATGGCGAGCAGTGGATCCGACTCCGAGATCTCCCGGTTTGCTTGTTGCCGGGAATGACACGAACGAGCGCTGCCAGGCCAGGGACGCCGAGGAGAAGCGTcgccgtggccggagacgacgaaAAAACGTAAAAATATGTTTACTGGAATCTCACCCAAGGCGGTGGTTGGAGGGAGGCGAGGCTGTCGGAAGGCCCCACAGGCGGCGGCAGCAGTGGCCACGGCCCACGGCCCACGTGCGGCACTGTTCATTCTCATTTTTACCGAGAAGTGGCTTTCCAAGAGAAAAATAGGCTTGGAGGTTGAGTTTTAAGGAATCAAAATCCATATTTTTAAGAAACTAAACGTTTGAGGGATCTGTTAgatactttttttttgcgggtaggaTCTGTTAGATACTAGTAGCACTTAATCTCTCAAAAGATAATCTCTCACTTAagttagagggtgtttgtttccacgGACTTATTgatttagggacttaaaaaagtctatataagtcccatctaaaccaaacaggagggatttatagggacttaaagtgggcatttgggacttatgaaataagactctcaaggagggacttatagggacttatagttgtaattgGCCTTCTAGTCCATGTTAAGTCTCAGGAACCAAACATGTAGGGACTTTTTAGGTACTTGAGACGTATAAATTGGGACTAAAAAAGtcttaggacttatgaaccaaacagggccttaagcTACCGATGGCTCTGATTGAAATACTCTCAGCAATGTATTCATACTTTCTGCAGGTGACTAGTTAATTAAGCGAAAAAAATATAATTACAACTCGCCAAATCTCAAAGGGCACTCGGTCAAGAACAAAGAGACGACTTTTTTTACATACAAACAGAGGAAGATTCGCCGCGTGGCGGTGTCAATTCTCTAACCACCCCTAGAATAATGCAAGTGCCTTGCGGCTGGCGGCCACACCGGCCGTCGTGACCCCGTCCACATGACGAAGCACTTGCACCAAGCCACCAACTCACATCGACCAACCACCGGGTCGATTAGTGAACGTACGCGCTGCAGATTTTCCTGATCTCCCCGTTGTCGCCGGTGAGCACCTCCATCCTGCCCATGTTGATCATGGCGGTGGCGTAGTCATGGAAGTACTCCTCCGTCGACTCGGCGGCCGCCATCCTCGCCACGTAGTCCCTCGTCAACTTGTCGTCGAGCAGCGCCTGGTCGGAGACGAACAGGGTCCTGTTGCTGAGCACGTCCCGGTAGTAGCTGAGGTCGAACTCGTAGGGGCTCTTGGGGTCCATGTCCACGGGCGTCTCGTCTTTCTCGTTGCCTGGCTCGCACCTCTCCCGCAGCTCCGGAGCGTACGCCTTGTCCAGCGTCGGGTCCTGCACCCCTTTGCCGCTGTTGTTGTAGAGCCGGTCCGGCGCGAACGCGTTGCACTGCGCCCTCCCGATCGTGTGGCTCCCTGACAAGACGACGAGGTCCTTCCACGACAGGTTCTTCACGCTGAAGTAGGTCTTCAGGTCCACAATGTTGGCGTTCGGCGGCGCCAGGTCGTTCTCGGCGTCGAGGCATGAGGACACCTTGCCGTCCCGGCGTCCGGTCTCCACCGGGAACCGTGGCCCGTTGGTCTGGAACAACGAGGCAGTTTGGTCAGCTAAAAAGAAAGCTTGAGAAAATCCATGGTTGCCATGAAAGGGGGGATTATCGATCTGCTTAAATTACCAGGTACACGGCGTCCCGCGCGGCCATGATGATGATGTCTGCGCACGACACGGTCAGCGGGCACTCGTCCTCCAGCTTGGCCTTGATCCTCTCGACCTCGTCGAAGCCGCGGAGGCTGTAGCTCATGGGCTTGGCGTCCCTCTCCCCCTTCTTGCTCCTCGATTTCAGCATGATCGACCCGTCACACCCCTGCAGATCACGCATCCAGTTCAGGTTAAGCAAAACACATTCAGACGGCCCGTGCACGCGACGCGGCACGGCAAAGAAAGCAGCGCAATGCGCACCctgacgaagcagtcgtggaagagAAGCCGCAGCAGCGCCGGGCCGAGGGTCCTGTCCTCGTGGACGATGTCCCGCATCTCCTCGAGCACCAGCTCCTCCGCTTTCGGGCACCTCTTGTCGTAGAACCCGATGGCGAGCCCGGCGCCGGCGGGATCCGCGGCGCCCGGCACCGGCATGGCGCTCGCGACGGCCGCGAGGATCAGCAGCCTGACGAGCACGTCCAATGCCATCCGGCCGGACGGGAGGAGAAGAGCCGCAAGTAGGTTGCTTGGTCGTGACGAGGGGAGGCAGCTCTCAGGAAGCGTTGAAACAATCTCGGGTCAGCCGGGAACTCACgtaaggggaaggggaagaagattAAATTTGCTGGCCGGCGTCGACCGCCCGCGCATGAAAACCCCGGAATGGCGAGAATAAAGAAAGAGTTGGAGAGGCACGGGTGGGTTGCCGATCGCTGTCGAGAAGCTCGGAATTCGCAAGTTAGTTAAAAACTGAGGCGGACAATGGCTGGCTAGCTAGCTGGGAACGGGAATGGGAATGGGGTGGTGGAGGCTACGCGCAAAGGCGAGCAGAAGGGAACAAAACCTCCCCCCATTTCACGCGGCACATGAGACTGGACTGGACCAGGGGGCGCGAGTGCGCCGAGCAGATTGGTTCCGCGTCTGGACGGCGGTCGTGGATGCGGGCTTTTGCACTTGTCAACGCACGCTGTTCACACGCCTCGGCCGACTACGATATAGCTTTTCTGCACATCCATGAACAGTTGAACATGGCAGTGAATATAtgaaggcaagattggcgaaccgatCGATGCATTTGTAGAGGCATGCGAGCATCTAATGGAAAATGAGCTGACCAAATGAACAAACAAATATCCAGGCGCCTACATTTTAACTGGTCTCTGGTGGCCGTGCTGACCAGGGTAGTTGGCGTGTAGCACGGGCGGATGACAGGCTGTGCAGGCATACGCTTCTTCGTGGTAAGCTACTCCACCTGCCTGTTATCGCCGTTTACGCAAACTAGAACTTGTCAAGGTCAAAGAACAGTGATGTGTTTAACAGAACCCAATCGTAGAATCAGACGGCCATACTTGATTTGCTCCTTAGTTTATTTGTATGCTGGAGGGGAATGTCCTTGGTTGGATTGGGTTACAATTTATTTTAGGAATCagcatgggctacatatttattaCGTTACGTGGAATAGTTATAAGATTCGCGATTTATTTGTTCCGCAATTATAGTTTAAGTGAGGCATCTATTTGGGAGAACTGGGGAACTGTACTTACCAGATTAACAATTCATTTGGTCCGCGGTTCGCTACCTCCTATGAATCGGGCGTTAGGGATATGCACCTCTGATTCAAGAATTGGAGGTCGGTGTTCATGATCAATTGTTTCATGTTCGATAACGCTAGTGCAGGTACGCGAGAATAGTGCCACAATAGATCCAAGATCAATGGGATCAACCAAAACCGTTTGCCGAGGGTGCAAGTAAAAATGTGAGAGACGTGTAGAGAAGATGAGTACTGTAGGCTTAGGCCACAAGGGCTTGCCTTATCGGTCGTTACTGATGTCACTACTAGTAGGTGTTGGGCACTTCTGGTGGGATCTCAAGGGAGGCTAGATATCTGATGAGGTAGATGTTGGGTCTCGCGAGGCTCCCGTACTTGAGGGAGAGGCAGTCCACGACCAACGCTCCCAACCCGCCTCACTGCGTGCCGATTCAAAACATGGGGGCGCGAGACTGGTCACACTGCTCAAGCTCGCCGTCGCGGAGTCACTTGTTGCGTCGTAGGGGCGGTGTGGTGGTGTCATCTCCATGAAGCGGGTTGTGCCTTTCAGTTTGATCACTGTTAGGGGTAATTTTGGATGTACTTCTCCCACTCCCTCATGCCTTACTTTTGATGCAACTTTTGCTCAGGCACTCGAATGGCGGGTGGTCACCATGCCAGATGCATATGAGCTCAAGGAGAGTGGAATGGAGGTTTAGAAGAAATTTTGAATGGGCTCGGTTTGGGTAGCCTAGGTCATGTGAGGCAACTACTTTGACTTGACCTGTTCCACAAGGCAAACCATGGACCTTGCCGACAATACACAAACTCTTGCGCCACATCTGGATTCAGGGCCTAAGGCAAGGATGTGGTGAGGGGTGGTGTGGCGGCAGCAGATGATGTGAATGAGAGTTCTTACTATGTAGGGTGGTCATGGTTACTGGCAAGCTGAGATATGGGTGTGTGGTGACTTTGTTGCAGATGGAGCAGCAAGATCTGAAGAATATAGATGGTAGTGGTGGCACGCTGGACGTTTGTGGCTTCAGCCAATACCAGAATCATATGCAGTTCTAGGGTGTGCCTGTGCCACAATTCCAAAGTGAACATCAATTCCAGAACAAGGGTCAATTCGAGTTCTAGAGTTCTCCCGGTATGTTTGGCTCACTCGATCCGATGTTGTGCGGAGCAACTCCAGCCAACAAACCAGTAAGGAGGGTGGATCATCCCCTCAGGGATGTTCGGTGATTTGAGCCAAGATATCAATTCCAAACGCAGGGAAATGGAGGTACTGCTCAAAGAAGTGCGATGACTTCTGGAGGACGGTGGATGGCAAT from Triticum aestivum cultivar Chinese Spring chromosome 3B, IWGSC CS RefSeq v2.1, whole genome shotgun sequence includes these protein-coding regions:
- the LOC123071038 gene encoding peroxidase 56: MALDVLVRLLILAAVASAMPVPGAADPAGAGLAIGFYDKRCPKAEELVLEEMRDIVHEDRTLGPALLRLLFHDCFVRGCDGSIMLKSRSKKGERDAKPMSYSLRGFDEVERIKAKLEDECPLTVSCADIIIMAARDAVYLTNGPRFPVETGRRDGKVSSCLDAENDLAPPNANIVDLKTYFSVKNLSWKDLVVLSGSHTIGRAQCNAFAPDRLYNNSGKGVQDPTLDKAYAPELRERCEPGNEKDETPVDMDPKSPYEFDLSYYRDVLSNRTLFVSDQALLDDKLTRDYVARMAAAESTEEYFHDYATAMINMGRMEVLTGDNGEIRKICSAYVH